The proteins below are encoded in one region of Equus przewalskii isolate Varuska chromosome 1, EquPr2, whole genome shotgun sequence:
- the CHD8 gene encoding chromodomain-helicase-DNA-binding protein 8 isoform X4 — MADPIMDLFDDPNLFGLDSLTDDSFNQVTQDPIEEALGLPSSLDSLDQMNQDGGGGDVGNTSASDLVPPPEETAPTELPKESTAPAPESLTLHDYTTQPVSQEQPAQPVLQTSTSTSGLLQVSKNQEILSQGNPFMGVSATAVSSSSAAGQPPQSAPKIVILKAPPSSSVTGAHVAQIQAQGITSTAQPLVAGTANGGKVTFTKVLTGTPLRPGVSIVSGNTVLAAKVPGNQATVQRIVQPSRPVKQLVLQPVKGSAPAGNPGATGPPLKPAVTLTSTPTQGESKRITLVLQQPQSGGPQGHRHVVLGSLPGKIVLQGNQLAALTQAKNAQGQPAKVVTIQLQVQQPQQKIQIVPQPPSSQPQPQQPPSAQPVTLSSVQQAQIMGPGQSPGQRLSVPLKVVLQPQAGSSQGASSGLSVVKVLSASEVAALSSPASSAPHSGGKTGMEENRRLEHQKKQEKANRIVAEAIARARARGEQNIPRVLNEDELPSVRPEEEGEKKRRKKSSGERLKEEKPKKSKTSGTSKTKGKSKLNTITPVVGKKRKRNTSSDNSDVEVMPAQSPREDEESSIQKRRSNRQVKRKKYTEDLDIKITDDEEEEEVDVTGPIKTEPILPEPVQEPDGETLPSMQFFVENPSEEDAAIVDKVLSMRIVKKELPSGQYTEAEEFFVKYKNYSYLHCEWATISQLEKDKRIHQKLKRFKTKMAQMRHFFHEDEEPFNPDYVEVDRILDESHSIDKDNGEPVIYYLVKWCSLPYEDSTWELKEDVDEGKIREFKRIQSRHPELKRVNRPQASAWKKLELSHEYKNRNQLREYQLEGVNWLLFNWYNRQNCILADEMGLGKTIQSIAFLQEVYNVGIHGPFLVIAPLSTITNWEREFNTWTEMNTIVYHGSLASRQMIQQYEMYCKDSRGRLIPGAYKFDALITTFEMILSDCPELREIEWRCVIIDEAHRLKNRNCKLLDSLKHMDLEHKVLLTGTPLQNTVEELFSLLHFLEPSQFPSESEFLKDFGDLKTEEQVQKLQAILKPMMLRRLKEDVEKNLAPKQETIIEVELTNIQKKYYRAILEKNFSFLSKGAGHTNMPNLLNTMMELRKCCNHPYLINGAEEKILTEFREACHIIPHDFHLQAMVRSAGKLVLIDKLLPKLKAGGHKVLIFSQMVRCLDILEDYLIQRRYLYERIDGRVRGNLRQAAIDRFSKPDSDRFVFLLCTRAGGLGINLTAADTCIIFDSDWNPQNDLQAQARCHRIGQSKAVKVYRLITRNSYEREMFDKASLKLGLDKAVLQSMSGRDGNITGIQQFSKKEIEDLLRKGAYAAIMEEDDEGSKFCEEDIDQILLRRTTTITIESEGKGSTFAKASFVASENRTDISLDDPNFWQKWAKKADLDMDLLNSKNNLVIDTPRVRKQTRHFSTLKDDDLVEFSDLESEDDERPRSRRHDRHHTYGRTDCFRVEKHLLVYGWGRWRDILSHGRFKRRMTERDVETICRAILVYCLLHYRGDENIKGFIWDLISPAENGKTKELQNHSVFNVSPFPGLSIPVPRGRKGKKVKSQSTFDIHKADWIRKYNPDTLFQDESYKKHLKHQCNKVLLRVRMLYYLRQEVIGDQAEKVLGGAIASEIDIWFPVVDQLEVPTTWWDSEADKSLLIGVFKHGYEKYNTMRADPALCFLEKAGRPDDKAIAAEHRVLDNFSDIVEGVDFDKDCEDPEYKPLQGPPKDQDDEGDPLMMMDEEISVIDGDEAQVTQQPGHVFWPPGSALTARLRRLVTAYQRSYKREQMKIEAAERGDRRRRRCEAAFKLKEIARREKQQRWTRREQTDFYRVVSTFGVEYDPDTMQFHWDRFRTFARLDKKTDESLTKYFHGFVAMCRQVCRLPPAAGDEPPDPNLFIEPITEERASRTLYRIELLRRLREQVLCHPLLEDRLALCQPPGPELPKWWEPVRHDGELLRGAARHGVSQTDCNIMQDPDFSFLAARMNYMQNHQAGAPAPSLSRCSTPLLHQQYTSRTASPLPLRPDAPVEKPPEETAAQVPSLESLTLKLEHEVVARSRPTPQDYEMRVAPSDTTPLVSRSVPPVKLEDEDDSDSELDLSKLSPSSSSSSSSSSSSSSTDESEDEKEEKLTADRSHSKLYDEESLLSLTMSQDGFPNEDGEQMTPELLLLQERQRASEWPKDRVLINRIDLVCQAILSGKWPSSRRSQEMLTGGILGPGNHLLDSPSLTPGEYGDSPVPTPRSSSAASMAEEEVSAVTTAAAQFTKLRRGMDEKEFTVQIKDEEGLKLTFQKHKLMANGVMGDGHPLFHKKKGNRKKLVEYMEDRRKQKWQRCKKNNKAELNCLGMEPVQTANSRNGKKGHHAETVFNRVLPGPLAPDSSKKRARRMRPDLSKMMALMQGGGTGSLSLHNTFQHSSSGLQSVSSLGHSSATSASLPFMPFVMGGAASSPHVDSSTMLHHHHHHPHPHHHHHHHPGLRATGYPSSPATTTSGTALRLPPLQPEEDEDDEDEDDDDDLSQGYDSSERDFSLIDDPMMPANSDSSEDADD, encoded by the exons ATGGCAGACCCCATCATGGATCTGTTCGATGACCCAAATTTGTTTGGCCTGGACTCTCTGACTGATGACAGTTTCAACCAGGTCACACAAGACCCCATTGAGGAAGCCCTTGGACTGCCAAGCTCTCTGGATTCCTTGGATCAGATGAACCAggatggtggaggtggtgatgtGGGGAATACATCAGCAAGTGACCTGGTCCCCCCACCAGAGGAAACAGCCCCCACAGAACTTCCCAAAGAATCAACAGCTCCAGCTCCAGAATCTTTAACCTTGCATGATTATACCACTCAGCCTGTCAGCCAGGAGCAGCCAGCCCAACCTGTCTTACAGACATCGACGTCAACATCAGGACTTTTGCAGGTCTCCAAGAACCAGGAGATCCTGAGCCAAGGGAATCCTTTCATGGGTGTCTCTGCCACAGCTGTCTCCTCCAGTAGTGCTGCAGGGCAACCACCTCAGTCAGCCCCTAAGATTGTTATCCTTAAGGCCCCACCAAGCTCCTCAGTCACTGGTGCCCATGTGGCACAAATTCAGGCCCAAGGTATCACCAGCACAGCTCAGCCCCTGGTGGCCGGCACAGCCAATGGTGGAAAAGTCACTTTTACCAAAGTGCTAACCGGCACTCCCCTTCGACCGGGTGTTTCCATTGTCTCTGGTAATACAGTGTTGGCCGCCAAGGTCCCTGGGAACCAGGCTACTGTTCAGCGCATTGTCCAGCCCAGCCGACCAGTAAAGCAGCTGGTCCTACAGCCAGTTAAGGGTTCAGCTCCTGCTGGAAACCCTGGGGCCACAGGGCCCCCACTGAAGCCTGCAGTTACTCTGACCTCTACACCTACCCAG GGTGAATCGAAACGCATCACCCTGGTCCTCCAGCAGCCACAGTCTGGAGGTCCCCAAGGACACCGGCATGTCGTGCTAGGGAGTCTACCAGGCAAGATAGTGTTACAGGGTAACCAGCTGGCAGCCCTCACTCAAGCCAAGAATGCCCAGGGGCAGCCTGCCAAAGTAGTAACTATCCAGCTGCAGGTGCAGCAGCCACAGCAGAAAATCCAGATTGTACCACAGCCTCCGTCATCACAGCCGCAGCCCCAGCAACCACCCTCAGCCCAGCCAGtgactctttcctctgtgcagCAGGCTCAGATAATGGGACCAGGACAGAGCCCAGGACAAAGACTTTCAGTACCACTCAAGGTGGTGCTGCAGCCACAG GCTGGCTCTTCTCAAGGGGCCTCTTCTGGGCTCTCAGTAGTTAAAGTTCTAAGTGCCAGTGAAGTGGCAGCTCTGTCCTCACCAGCAAGCTCTGCTCCCCATAGCGGGGGCAAGACGGGAATGGAGGAAAACCGCAGGCTGGAGCAccagaagaagcaagagaaagcaaATCGGATTGTAGCAGAGGCCATTGCTAGGGCCCGTGCCCGGGGTGAGCAGAACATACCTCGAGTCCTGAATGAGGATGAGCTGCCCAGCGTTCGGCCAGAGGAAGAAGgtgaaaagaaacgcaggaagaagagcagtggggagaggctcaaggaagaaaagccaaagaaGAGCAAAACATCTGGTACCTCCAAAACCAAGGGCAAGAGTAAACTAAA tacCATCACTCCTGTGGTGGGTAAGAAGAGAAAGCGTAATACCTCATCTGATAATTCAGATGTGGAAGTCATGCCTGCACAGTCACCCCGGGAAGATGAAGAAAGCAGCATTCAG AAGAGACGCTCAAACCGCCAAGTTAAGCGAAAAAAATATACAGAGGATCTGGATATAAAGATCAcagatgatgaagaagaagaagaagtagatGTCACTGGTCCAATAAAAACTGAGCCTATCCTCCCTGAACCAGTGCAGGAACCAGATGGCGAGACTTTGCCTTCCATGCAGTTCTTTGTG GAGAATCCCAGTGAAGAAGATGCAGCCATTGTTGACAAAGTGCTTTCTATGCGGATTGTGAAGAAGGAG ctTCCTTCTGGACAATATACTGAAGCAGAAGAATTCTTTGTCAAGTACAAGAACTA CTCCTATCTGCACTGTGAATGGGCTACCATCtcccagctagagaaggataagaGGATTCATCAAAAACTAAAGCGCTTCAAAACCAAAATGGCTCAGATGAGACACTTCTTCCATGAG GATGAAGAGCCCTTTAATCCAGACTACGTAGAGGTGGATAGGATATTGGATGAGTCTCACAGTATTGACAAGGACAATGGGGAG cctgtaatTTACTACCTGGTGAAATGGTGCTCCCTGCCCTATGAGGATAGTACATGGGAGCTAAAAGAGGATGTTGATGAGGGCAAGATTCGAGAATTTAAACGGATCCAGTCAAGGCACCCAGAACTCAAAAGGGTG aatcGTCCACAGGCAAGTGCCTGGAAGAAGTTGGAACTGTCACATGAgtataaaaacagaaaccagttacGAGAATATCAATTGGAAGGAGTCAATTGGCTGCTCTTTAATTGGTATAACAG GCAGAACTGCATCCTGGCTGATGAGATGGGATTGGGCAAAACTATTCAGTCCATTGCCTTCTTGCAGGAGGTATATAATGTGGGCATCCATGGCCCCTTCCTGGTCATTGCCCCACTATCCACAATTACTAACTGGGAGCGAGAATTCAATACGTGGACAGAGATGAACACTATTGTGTACCATGGCAGTCTGGCcagccggcagatgattcagcAATATGAAATGTACTGCAAAGATTCTCGG GGGCGCCTCATCCCAGGAGCATACAAGTTTGATGCCCTAATCACCACTTTTGAGATGATTTTGTCAGACTGTCCTGAGCTTCGTGAGATTGAATGGCGTTGTGTCATCATTGATGAGGCTCATCGACTAAAGAACCGTAATTGCAAGCTGCTTGATAGTCTGAAGCACATGGACCTG GAACACAAAGTACTACTTACAGGAACACCGTTGCAAAATACTGTGGAGGAACTGTTTAGCTTACTTCATTTCTTGGAACCTTCACAGTTTCCCTCAGAATCAGAGTTCCTCAAGGACTTTGGGGATCTCAAGACAGAGGAACAG GTTCAAAAGTTACAGGCCATTCTCAAACCAATGATGCTGAGAAGACTCAAAGAGGATGTTGAAAAAAACCTGGCACCCAAACAGGAAACTATTATTGAAGTAGAGTTGACCAACATCCAGAAGAAATACTACCGGGCTATTTTGGAgaagaatttttcctttctttccaaaggggcagGTCATACTAACATGCCTAATCTACTCAACACAATGATGGAGTTGCGCAAATGCTGCAACCACCCATATCTCATCAATG GTGCAGAAGAAAAAATCCTGACAGAATTTCGAGAAGCTTGCCATATTATACCTCATGACTTCCACTTGCAGGCCATGGTTCGTTCGGCTGGCAAATTGGTTCTTATTGACAAGTTACTTCCAAAACTTAAAGCTGGTGGCCATAAGGTTCTGATCTTCTCCCAGATGGTACGCTGCCTAGATATCCTAGAGGATTATCTAATCCAGAGGAG GTACTTATATGAACGTATTGATGGGCGAGTTAGAGGCAACCTTCGACAGGCTGCTATTGACCGCTTCAGCAAGCCTGACTCAGACCGCTTTGTCTTCTTGCTATGCACCCGGGCTGGTGGCCTTGGTATTAATCTCACAGCTGCTGATACCTGCATCATCTTTGATTCAGACTGGAATCCACAAAATGACCTACAG gCCCAGGCACGGTGTCATAGAATTGGGCAGAGCAAAGCTGTGAAGGTGTACCGTCTCATCACTCGTAATTCTTATGAGAGAGAGATGTTTGATAAGGCCAGCCTCAAGTTGGGATTGGATAAGGCTGTGCTTCAGTCCATGAGTGGTCGGGATGGCAACATTACTGGA ATCCAACAGTTCTCCAAGAAGGAGATAGAAGATCTTTTACGAAAAGGAGCATATGCAGCCATAATGGAGGAAGATGATGAGGGCTCCAAGTTTTGTGAAGAGGACATTGACCAAATCTTATTAAGACGGACCACAACCATCACCATTGAGTCTGAAGGAAAGGGTTCTACCTTTGCAAAG GCAAGCTTTGTTGCTTCTGAAAATAGGACAGATATTTCTCTGGATGACCCCAACTTTTGGCAAAAGTGGGCCAAAAAGGCTGACCTAGACATGGATCTACTCAATAGCAAG AATAACTTGGTGATTGACACACCTAGAGTACGAAAACAGACCCGCCACTTCAGCACTCTGAAAGATGATGACCTAGTGGAATTCTCTGATTTGGAAAGTGAAGATGATGAGCGACCACGCTCTCGCCGACATGACCGTCATCATACCTATGGGCGCACTGACTGCTTTCGAGTGGAAAAGCATCTCTTGGTATATGG ttgGGGACGGTGGCGAGATATCTTGTCTCATGGACGCTTCAAGCGACGTATGACTGAACGAGATGTGGAGACAATTTGCCGGGCCATCCTCGTGTACTGTCTTCTGCACTATCGTGGGGATGAGAATATCAAAGGCTTCATTTGGGACTTGATTAGCCCTGCTGAAAATGGCAAGACAAAAGAATTGCAGAATCATTCAG TCTTCAATGTCTCCCCTTTCCCAGGTCTGTCTATCCCTGTGCCCCGTGGACgcaaggggaaaaaagtaaagtcACAAAGCACTTTTGATATCCATAAGGCAGATTGGATCCGGAAATATAACCCAGATACTCTGTTCCAAGATGAGAGTTATAAGAAGCACTTGAAACATCAGTGTAACAA GGTGCTGTTGCGGGTACGGATGCTATACTATCTGAGGCAGGAGGTTATTGGAGACCAGGCAGAGAAGGTGTTAGGGGGTGCCATTGCCAG TGAGATTGACATATGGTTCCCAGTAGTGGATCAGCTGGAGGTTCCAACAACATGGTGGGACAGTGAGGCTGACAAGTCCCTGCTCATTGGAGTCTTTAAGCATG GCTATGAGAAATATAATACTATGAGGGCAGACCCAGCCTTATGCTTCCTGGAAAAGGCTGGCCGACCAGATGACAAGGCTATTGCAGCAGAACATCGAGTTTTGGATAATTTCTCTGACATAGTGGAAGG GGTtgactttgataaggattgtgaAGATCCTGAATATAAACCACTCCAGGGTCCCCCAAAGGACCAAGATGATGAG GGTGATCCCTTGATGATGATGGATGAGGAGATCTCAGTGATTGATGGAGATGAAG CCCAGGTGACCCAACAGCCAGGCCATGTATTCTGGCCTCCAGGCTCTGCTCTGACAGCTAGGCTTCGGCGCCTAGTAACGGCCTATCAGCGCAGCTACAAGAGAGAACAGATGAAGATAGAGGCTGCGGAACGTGGGGACCGGAGAAGGCGGCGCTGTGAGGCAGCCTTCAAGCTAAAAGAAATTGCACGGCGGGAGAAACAGCAACG ATGGACAAGGCGTGAACAAACTGATTTCTATCGAGTAGTGTCTACCTTTGGTGTGGAGTATGACCCTGATACCATGCAGTTCCACTGGGATCGCTTCCGCACTTTTGCCCGACTAGacaaaaaaacagatgaaagccTTACCAAGTACTTCCATGGCTTTGTGGCCATGTGCCGCCAAGTGTGCCGCCTTCCCCCAGCAGCTGGAGATG AGCCCCCGGACCCTAATCTGTTCATTGAGCCTATCACTGAGGAGAGGGCCTCACGGACTCTCTACCGTATCGAATTGCTTCGGCGCTTACGGGAACAAGTTTTATGTCACCCTCTTTTGGAAGATCGGCTGGCATTATGCCAGCCTCCAGGTCCTGAATTGCCCAAATGGTGGGAGCCCGTTCGGCATGATGGGGAGCTTCTACGAGGGGCAGCCCGCCATGGGGTGAGCCAAACAGACTGCAACATCATGCAGGACCCAGACTTCTCTTTTCTGGCTGCCCGTATGAATTATATGCAGAACCATCAGGCAGGAGCACCAGCTCCATCCCTGTCACGCTGCTCTACTCCACTGCTACACCAGCAGTATACCTCGCGCACTGCCTCACCACTGCCCCTGCGCCCAGATGCTCCTGTTGAAAAGCCACCCGAGGAGACAGCTGCCCAGGTCCCCAGTCTGGAGAGTCTGACTTTAAAGCTAGAGCATGAGGTGGTGGCCAGGAGCCGACCAACCCCACAAGACTATGAGATGCGAGTAGCCCCCTCTGATACTACCCCTCTGGTTTCCCGGAGTGTTCCACCAGTCAAACTGGAGGATGAGGATGATTCAGACTCTGAGCTGGACTTGAGCAAGCTGTCACCAtcatcctcttcttcctcatcctcatccagctccagctccagcactGATGAGAGTGAGGACGAGAAGGAAGAGAAGCTAA CTGCTGACCGGTCCCACTCAAAGCTCTATGATGAAGAGAGTCTCCTGTCCCTCACTATGTCCCAAGATGGATTCCCAAATGAAGATGGAGAACAAATGACCCCTGAGCTTCTGCTGCtacaagaaagacaaagagccTCTGAGTGGCCCAAG GATCGTGTCCTGATAAACCGTATTGACCTCGTCTGCCAGGCTATACTCTCAGGGAAGTGGCCTTCTAGCCGCCGGAGCCAGGAAATGCTAACAGGAGGAATTTTGGGGCCAGGCAACCACTTGCTAGACAGTCCGTCATTGACTCCAGGAGAATATGGTGACTCTCCAGTCCCCACACCACGAAGCAGCAGTGCAGCTTCCATGGCAGAGGAGGAAGTGTCTGCAGTCACCACAGCAGCAGCTCAGTTCACCAAACTTCGCCGTGGCATGGATGAGAAGGAGTTTACGGTTCAGATCAAAGAT GAGGAAGGATTGAAGTTAACATTCCAGAAGCACAAGCTGATGGCTAATGGAGTAATGGGAGATGGACATCCTCTGTTTCATAAGAAGAAGGGGAACAGAAAGAAGCTAGTCGAG TATATGGAGGATCGTAGAAAACAGAAGTGGCAGagatgtaaaaaaaataataaagcagaatTAAACTGTTTGGGAATGGAACCAGTACAGACAGCTAACTCTAGGAATGGAAAAAAG GGTCACCATGCTGAAACTGTGTTCAACCGGGTTTTGCCAGGGCCTCTTGCACCAGACAGCAGCAAGAAGCGGGCCCGCAGGATGCGACCAGACCTTTCTAAGATGATGGCCCTGATGCAGGGTGGAGGCACTGGGTCCCTATCTCTGCATAATACCTTCCAACACAGCAGTAGTGGCCTGCAGTCTGTGTCATCTCTGGGTCACAGCAGTGCCACTTCTGCATCTTTGCCTTTTATGCCGTTTGTGATGGGTGGTGCAGCATCATCCCCTCATGTAGACTCTAGCACCATgcttcatcaccaccaccaccacccccacccccaccatcaccatcatcaccatccaggCCTGAGAGCCACTGGCTACCCTTCTTCACCAGCCACTACCACCTCTGGTACTGCCTTGAGGTTGCCACCACTGCAACCTGAGGAGGACGAGGACGAtgaggatgaagatgatgatgatgatttatcTCAGGGCTATGATAGCTCAGAAAGGGACTTCTCACTCATTGATGATCCTATGATGCCAGCCAACTCAGACTCCAGTGAAGATGCTGATGACTGA